ATCGCAATCACGCATACAGGCCGCGAGTGCAGCGCGGTCAGCAAGGGTTCCGGCAACCACGAGGCATTTCGCCGCCTCACGCAAGCGATGTTCGCTGCCCGGACGAACGAGAACCACGGGCTGGTGGCCAGCGGCCAACAGTTCATCAATGATGTAACTGCCAACAAAACCCGTGCCACCAATCAGTGCTACGCGCATCTGCTCAACTCCTTACAAGCCCGTTCACGCTCGCCGCTTTCGGCACACGATTGTGATGCTGAATGCCAGCGCCGCGACCAGCAGAAAAGTCATCGCCACTTTTTGTGGCAGATAAGAAGAACGACGGAACGCATCGGTGATACCGGTCACAGCCCACAGATCACCGCCACCTTTGCCGACCACGAGCTGACCGCGCATGCCTTTCTCCATGTGCTGGGCCATGTCGCAATGAATCAGGTAGTTCCTGTCTTCCGCCGGAACAATGAAAGTACCGCTCTGCCGCTCGCCACCCATCGCCTCGATGTGAAACATCCCCGCCGGATAGAGGTACTTGGGCAGTCCATGCACCATCCATTGGTGACGGGTCTCATCCTCGTTGACGAAGTCGATGGTGACGCGCGCACAGGGCTCGACCTTAACCTCGTGCTGGCTCATGCCGTAGATGATGCCCGGTCGATCATTCGCGTAAGTCCGGCCCGCATGAATCTCAAAGTGCTGCTCGCGGCTGATCGCGTCACAGCCGTTTGGCAAACGGTCCCGGTTTTCATTCATGACCACGCCGCTACGGGTAACGCTCATACCACTGTGCTCGCCGTGCCCGGCATGGCCCTCGTGTTGCGCTCTGGCAAGATTGCTGACGCCGGTAACGACCAGCAATAGCAGCACCCGGTTGCGCACCCTGATCACCGGCGGCGCAAGGCGCCGAAGGCAACGGCCAGCAATGCACCGCTGCACAGCGCGAGTATCAAGAGACGCACAAACAGACGCCAGTCTTTGCCAGCCTCACCCAACAGACCTGGCGCATAACTGCTCCATACCGGTACTTCGCGCCGGTAGTATTCCGCCGTGAAGTAATTGTCCCATGACACGCCCTGGGTCTTCGGCCAGCCATCCGCACGCAGATAGTCTTCGTAAACGATCGCGCTGATGTTGCCGCCCGGCCCGATACCGTCATTGGTCACCCCGTTATTCTGATGATCATGGAATGGCCAGATACCGCGGCCATAGGCGTGCAGCCCATCATTGACAAAGCTGAGTGCCAGATCGACCCGCTGCGCGGTTGCCAGCCAGACCACGTCCTGCAGCGCCAGACTTTGCTCCGGCAACGGCACACCGTCGCGGTGCGTCACCATGAACTTGTGGCCGTGGGTGTGCAACGCAATACCTTTGGCACCTCCATTGACGACCCGCAAACGCACCGTTTCATCCGTATCGGCGACGATCAGGGACTCGCGGAACGTGTACGGAAACGAACGTCCATTCAATGTGAAATAGTCCGTCGTGGCGTCCGTAATATCATAGTCGCGATGCATGGACTGCGTAACCAGCCGCGGGTCATTGTCGTGCTGAATACGTTCGCTTAACTGCTGGTCCAGATCCATGTAATGCAGGTCGTATTCCTGCGAGAATTTTTCCCGCGTTGCCTGCGAAGGCGCGCGCACCAAGCCGGCACCGATGTTCATCGTCTGCAGCCAGTTGTTCGGCCGGTTTTCTTCAACGACGAACAAGCCCTGCAGCCCCATCATTACGTGCACGTGTGCCTGCACATGGCAATGGTAGTACATGGTTCCGGCCACCCGTGGCGTAAGTTCGTAACTCCGCGCATTGCCCGGCATGACCGGCATTTCACTCGTCGTGGGTACGCCGTCGTTGCCCTGTCCGCTGGCAGTTACGAAGCCGTGGTCGGCACCGTGCAAGTGCAGGGTATGCGGCATGTAGTGGCTGTTCTCCAGCGTTACGGTGACCACATCGCCCTGCTCAACCCGGATAGCCGGCGAAGGCAGTCGCAGGGAAAAGCGGGCCTGCTGTGACTCAAAGTTCTCAACCGCCATGCCGACAAACTTGGGCGTGAACACCCACATTCCCGGTTCAATGCCTGGCGCGATCGCGTAGCGGGTGACCTTGCTTTTGTCGATGGGCGACGAACCGTTCAGCTCGGCAACTTCGAGGCGTATATGAATTTCATCCGGATCACCGTCACCATCGAGGTCACGGCCCTTCTCGACCGCATCGGCGGTCAGGCCGCTCGCCAGCAGCGTTGCCTCGCTCACGTTGTTCGTGCCTTTGACAAAGGCAGCCACTGTGTACGGATTGTCCGCAACACAGGGTTTCGATTCGGCAATCTCGACGCCGTCGATGAGTTGCGCATCGCGCCAGCCGGATGGGTCAGGCGGACAATAGACTTCAGGGCTCAGCTGCGCTGCCGGTTTCGTCGCCGGCAAGGGTCGGTAACTGTCAGCGCCGAACCACGAAGTCAGCGTCAGGCGCACACTCTCCGGATAAAATTGCGGCGGCCACGCGAGCAATGCAATAACGACGATCAACAACCACGGGCCGTGCTTGCGCATTCTGCTCACTCCGTACTTGTCCGATTGGCGCCACCGATGTTCTTCATCCTGAACAGAAACCCGCCGGCCAGCAACAGCGCCACCAAAAACCCGAGCCAGCCCCACGGCACGCCGCTGGCACCCACCTTGAACGGGAAAACCGCCGTGTAGATATTCGAATTACTGGGGTGACCCGCTGTGACGATACCGATGTATTCACCACGCTCGGCGAACACATGCTCGACCAGCAAGGTACCGTTGGATTTAACCGCCGGTGGCGCGTAGAAAACAGTTGCGGCGTCCAGGTTGCCAAGCGCATCGATGTCGTTTTCGCGCGCGAACTCCCCTTTGCCGGTCACGTTGCGGATGATGCGAAAATCAACCGGCACGTCTTTCAAGCTGCGGTGCAGGTAGTCGAGAACGAATACGGCCTTGCCGGCGACCGGCAGGTCTTCGCAAAACTCGGTATCGCCTTTGGCATCTGGTTGATACGCGGTGAAATGCGCGTCGTAAAAGCCGATATTGATAATGCAGGTGTCGTTGCTGAGCACGACCCCACCGCCCGCCCGGGCGCTGCCTGCCAGGACGAGCCACAACACAGTCATCGCTGCAGCCAGCGACTGTCGCAGGCGATGCCTGCGTGCGCAAGCGGTGAAAGGCTCAGGCGCTGGCGGTATCCGGCTCGCCGTCAAGGCGGGTGATCGTGAAGCCCGTGTAGCCATAGATAATAGACACCAGCGGGTTAATAAGATTGAAGAAGGCGAACGGCAAATAAGCCAGCGTCGCGACGCCCAGCGTTGCCGCCATGTAGGCACCGCAGGTATTCCACGGTACCAGCGGCGAGGTCAACGTGCCGGAGTCTTCAACAACGCGGGACAGGTTCACGGGGTCCAGATTGCGCCGTTCGAACTCGGCTTTGAACATTTTCCCAGGCAGCACAATGGCAATGTACTGATCCGCCGCGATGATGTTGATACCGATGCAGCTGAACACGACAGTCATGATCAGGGAACCGGTCGACTTCGCGGCGCGCAACGCCGATTCAATCAGGCGTTCCAGCATACGGGCGTGCTCGAGTACCGCCCCGTAGGATAAAGCCGTAAGGATCAGCCATATTGTAACGAGCATGCCGCTCATGCCGCCGCGTGACAGCAAGTCATCAACCTCGGTGACGCCGGTCGTCGACACATAACCATCCGAGAGCGCCAGCCACACGCCTTTGGTCAGCGCGAGCCCCACCGGCAAATCAGGCGAGGCTGCGAAATCCAGTACCACCTGTGGTTGCATCACTATGGCGACGAACCCACCCAACAATGCACCAAACAGAATCGTCGGCAACGGCGGTACTTTTTTGTAGGCCATATAGAAAACAACGGCCAGTGGAATCAGTGCCAGTGGCGTGATATTGAACGCGCTATCCAGCGTCGTCATCAGGTCTTGCAGGGCTGTATTCTCCGCCGGCACGTCAGCCATCAGACCAATCACTGAAAAAGTGATCAGCGCCATAATGATTGACGGCCCGGTTGTCCATGCCATGTGTCGAATGTGCGTGAACAGGTCTGTCTCAACCACCGCGGGCGCCAGGTTGGTGGTATCGGAAAGCGGCGACATCTTGTCGCCGAAATACGCGCCCGACACAATGGCGCCGGCGGTAATTGCGGGCGACAAGCCAAGTCCCAGTGCCACTCCCACCAGCGCAACGCCGAGTGTGCCCGCCACTGTCCATGAGCTGCCGGTGGCCAATGCCGCGATAGCACAAATCAACAAGCTCGCTGCGTAAAACCATTGCGGACTCAATAATTCCAGTCCGTAATAAATCAGTGATGGAACTGTTCCGGCCATCAGCCAGGTACCGATCAAGCCACCGACTGACAAAAGAATCAGAATAGCGCCCATCGCGGTACTGATCCCTGCAACGATGGCTTTGAGTAACTCTGGCCAGGTATGACCATTGCGCATCGCAACGATCGCGGCAATCGCGGCGCCCAGGGTCAAAACGATTTGATTCGGTCCGCTCGACGAATCAGAACCAAACAGGTAGACAGACAGCGCCAGCATCAGGATCAACGATATGACGGGAATCAGTGCGTCGACCATCGTCGGCATTTTGGGTTGGCTCATAAGTTCTCGGACCTTTTCGTCTAGTCGTACTGTTCGGGTTGTTTACCGGAATGCCGTGCCGTCGACGCACACATTAAATTTATCAATCACCAAATGATCCGGGGCTGCCGGGAAATACCACCGGTGACTCGGAACCGTCTTTGGCAACACTGGCAACACCAAAGAAGTAATTGTCGATAACGGTATTTTCTAGCGTGTAGCTGTCCACAAGGCCGACGTAGCGGCTGCGTGTCCACTGCGCATCCGTAGTAAGACGCCAATAGACTTTATAGCCAGCCAGATTCTGCGCCGCCATGCCCTCCGGCAGCGTCCAACTCAGGGTTGTGTGTGGCTGCACGGCACCGGCTATGGTTACCTCACTGGGGAACGGTGGAGCCGCCGCCAGACCGGCAAGAGACACCGCATTTAATGCGGTCAATTTGCGTGCGTAATCGAAATTGACGCCGTCAATAACGTCGCCATACCGTATACCGTCCTCCGTGCGCAAATCCTGATGCTGACGGTGATAGTGCTCATGCGTCTCCATGATACGCACACCTGGCATGCCCGCTTCGTTGAACGGCCGGTGATGACCGCCGCGTGCAAAGCGATCCAGACGGTAGATCATCATGACATCGAGATTTTCGATGTAATCGTCAGCCATGCGATCGATGTAACGTGCGAGATTGCGTGACGCTGAGTCAACTTCACCGCCGCGGGAACGGCGTTCAGCCGCTTCGTCGGCCGTTTCTGTATAACGGGTTCCCTCAGAAAACACGCGCGCTGTCGCATTGTCGATCACGCCATCGATGCCTTCGATATTGCCGATCATGTCGTTGTTCAGTACGGCTTTGATACGCCAGCCGTTACGCAATGCGTACGCCGCCAGTATGCGGCCACCGAACAGGCCCTGCTCTTCGCCAGACAGTGCCGCGTAGACAATACTGCCGGCAAATTCGTGCTTTGACAGGACACGCGCGGCTTCAAGCACACCGGCGAGGCCACTCGCATTGTCGTTGGCGCCCGGTGAGTCATCGGTGAAATTCATGGGATCGCTGATGCGCGAATCAATGTCGCCCGCCATCAGCACCATACGATCAGGGTCCAGCGTGCCGCGTTGAATAGCGATGACGCTGACTACTTCCACGGGATCAGGAATGCGCGGCGCACCGGATACCGTATCGCCGACGGTGATCACCTGCAGACAACCGCCACAATCCGCCGAAATTTTCCGGAACTCGCTCTCGACCCAACGTCGTGCAGCCCCGATACCGCGCGTGTCGGACCGGGTATCGGACAACGTATGCCGGGTACCGAAGCTGACCAGCTTACGGATGTCCGCTTCGATGCGCTCAGCGGATACGCTGGCCGCTATGGCTGGTCGCACGTCATCAGCCGCGACGGACAGCACTGGCGCAAGCAGCACCAGCAGCGCCAGTCGGGCCAAAAAGGTAATGCTCTCCGTCTGCTTGCTCATTGCCCCCCTCTCGTTAGCTCAGACGTTGCAGGTTGCCGAGCAGCCTACCACGGCAGCCGTTCGCCATTGGCATGCCAGAAACCGCCTGTGGACGACAGCGTCAACTCGTCCATCCGCGCGATCAGCCCGGTGGCCGCTTCCTTCGCCGGAATTCCTCTGCCGCCGGTCATGGCCGTAGCCACCAGCCCCGGATGCAATAAAGCAACCGCGATGCCGCTGGGTTTGAGGTCGTGACTGAGGTTGGTGCCAATCATGTTCACCGCCGCCTTTGACGCGCGATAACCGTAATTGTTGCCGGACTCATTGTCGGCAATGGAGCCGACCCGGCTGGACACGATCCCGACCTTGGAACCCGCGCCCAGATTGTTCCGCAAGCCGCGCACGACGCGCAGAGGTCCGAGCGCATTGACCTTGAATTGCTCCAGAAGCTCGTCAAAATCCAGCGTATCGAAGCTGTCGCCGCGCAGAATGCCGGCATTGTGCAAGAGAATATCGAACGCCATGCCAGTGACCTTGGTGGCGAGCGTTGCTACATCCCCGGCCTGGCTGACGTCTATGCCATCGACAATCTGCACGCCCAGATTCTCGATTTCGGCACTGACAGTCCGGCATACCGCGACAACCTTATCGCCACGTGCCTGATACTGCCTTGCGAGTTCCAGCCCTATACCGCGGTTCGTCCCGGTAATCAGTACGTTGTTCAAACAGTCCTTCCTCAGTTAGCCGGAGTGAGCTTCAACAAGCGACCGCGACCGCCGTCTTCCAGCATCCAGATTGCACCGTCCGGACCTTCCACGACGGCCCGCATGCGCGCATTCATAGCAAAGCGTTCTGCCTCGCTCGCAGAGTCACCGTTAAAGGCGATGCGCACCAGGGACTGGGATGAGAGACCGCTGATAAAGCCGTCACCGCGCCACTCGGGAAACAGGTCACCGCGGTAAATCATGAAACCGGACGGCGAGATGACGGGCGTCCACCAGGTGGCAGGTTCGGCAAATTCAGGGCGGGTTTCGTGGTCCGGGATATCCTCGCCGCTGTAGTGGTCGCCGTTGGAAACAACCGGGTAACCATAGTTTTGCCCCCGCACGACGAGGTTGAGTTCATCACCGCCTCTGGGTCCCATTTCGTGATTCCACAAGCGGCCTTGCGCGTCAAATGCCAAACCCAGCGGGTTGCGATGGCCCAGTGACCAGATCTGCGCGGTAACTCCGCCCTGGTCAACGTACGGATTGTCCGAGGGCACACTGCCGTCGTCGTTAAGCCGCAGAATTTTGCCGAGGTTGGCGGCCATGTCCTGTGCCGGGGTGAATTTCTGCCGGTCACCCGAGGATACAAACAAATAGCCGTCGGCTGAAAACAGCAAGCGGTGACCGTAGTGACCGCGTCCACTGACCTTGGGGACCTGGCGCCAGATAACCTCCACGTTGGCCAGCGCAGGCTTCGCACTCAGGTCGAGCTCTGCACGTGCCACAGCGGCACCGCGGGTATTGCCGCTGCCGGACTCCGCGTAACTCAGGTACACAACATGATTGTGCGCAAAATCGGGATGCAGGGCGATATCGCCGAGCCCGCCCTGACCGCCGAAATCGACCTCCGGCACGCCGTCGACGGCGATCGTTGTCCCGTCATCCGGTGACACCAGCAGCAACCGGCCAGCCTGCTCCGTAATCAGCAAGCGTCCGTCGGGCAGGAAGACCATTGCCCAGGGGCGCGAAAAGCTTTTTACCGCCGTGACCTCGAACGGCAGTTCCTCTTCGGCACAGGCCAGCAAGGGAATAAAAACGAGCAATGCGAACAGACGCTTCATGTGTAACCTCGGGTATCTGCTTTCAGGCGATTGCGATCAACGCCTTATTTCAAACACGGATTCGATCTCGACAGCCGCATTCAGCGGCAAAGAGTTGGTTCCGAGCGCCGCGCGTGCCGCGAGACCTTGCTCACCAAAGACATCGCGCAATAATTCGGAAGCGCCGTTGATGACGGTCGACTGTTCGCTGAAGTCGGCAGTGCAATTCACGAACCCACGCAGCTGGACGCATTGCACTACCCTGTCGAGGTCACCGCCACAAGCCGATTTCAGTTGCGCGAGTATCCGCAGCCCAACGAGACGAGCCGCGGCATAGCCTTCATCGACAGTGAGATCTGAACCGAGTTTGCCGAAGGTTGGCGTTGCCGCATTGGCGGGCGGAATCTGCCCCGCAATGAAGACCTGCTGGCCGCTGATCCGGTAAGGCACGTATACCGCCGCTGGCGTTGACGGGGTTTCCAGCTCGATACCCAGCTCCCGAAGCCTGTCGTCGACTTTGCGGGTCTTTGCCTCTGCGCTGGTCGTCGACAGCCCGAGTGCCACGGAAGCGGTGCCCAGCATTTCGAAAAAGGTTCGTCTGTTCATGGTTGCCCCACCCTCGACTGTTGCTTGTTTTGGTTCGCACTTACTCTATCGAACGGCCTCAGGCATTGCCAGAAAGCGCCGCAGCACAAGCATTAACGATATCTGTACGCCAACGGCGGCCGCCGCAATCCAGCTTGTGGCCAGATGACCCGCGATGACGAATGCCACTATCGAAATACCGCCGTTCACGACGGCGTACGGCATTTGCGTTCTGAAATGTTCCAGCGGTGTTGTGCCGGCACCGGTTGACGACAATATGGTCGTTTCCGAAACCGGCGAAGAATGATCGCCGAACAGCCCGCCGGACAACACTGCACCGATCACGACCGGCAAGGCGGCATCAACCGCCAAAGCAGACGGAATAGCCAACGGCATCATGATGACTATCGTCCCCCAGGAGGATCCGGTAGCGAAAGAAATTACAGCCGCAAGAATGAAAACGACCACCGCCAGGTAACCGCTGGTCACACCGTCGCGCGCCAGCGCCGCAACGTAGCTACCGGTGCCGAGATCGGCACTGATGTCACCCAATGCCCACGCAAGCACCAGTGTCGCAGCGATGGACATCATGCCGCTCATGCCGGTGGCGTAGTTGGCGAACGCCGTTGCGGCGGTCTGCACACCACTGACCAACAGCAACGCAAACAGCATGAGTGCGGCGAAGAAATACGCCGCTGACAATGCCGCGCGAAAATCGCTGCCGGCGACCTGTTGCTGCGGAAAGCCCAGTTGCAGGAGAACGGCAAACAACACCACTCCCAGTACCAGCAACGGCAACCAGACCAGCACCGGTTTAGCACGCGGGTCATCTGCGACCTGCGGTGCGTGTGCCGCTGGCTCGGCAGAACTCTGCGCGCGACGCATGGGGCCGAAATCGAAATCCAGTATGGCGAGCACCGGCGCCAGCGCGATCGCCAGCCAGGCGTACACCTGGTAGGGAATCGCCGCGATAAATGCAGACCATTCGGAATCGGCGATGCCATTGGCGGCAAAGGCATCGGCTATGACGCTCATGATGAAGACCCCCCAACCAATGAACGGCACGAGAATTGCCACTGGTGAGGAGGTGGAATCGAGTATGAACGCCAGCTTCTGGCGCGAGATATTCATGCGGTCTGCCAGGGGCTGAAACACGGGACCGATGATCAGCGGTGTGCCGAGGTCCGAGAAGAAAATCACGACACCGCCAAACCACGCCGCAAGCTGGGTGCGGGTTCGATTGACTACCCAGCGCGCCGCGCTGCGGGCGAACGCGGCGCCGCCGCCGGAACGTTCAATCAGTTTGACGAAGCCACCAATGAAGGCGAGCAGCACCAGCACGCTCGCGTTGTAGCTGTCCGCCACTTCCGGAACCAGCCGCTCCTTGACCATTGACGGCACAAAACCCAGCAAACTGGCGTCACTGGTCATCAATGCACCGCAAGTAACACCGGCAAACAAACCGACCAGGACATTGCGCAAAGTCAACGCGATCAGCAATGTGACGATGACGGGTAGCAGCGAGGCCATTCCGGGTTCATTCATGGCATGACTATACTATGCAGCCGGACTCGCAGGGTCTTGAGCCAGCCGGCGCCCTGTCACTCGCGCGGCGAACACCGCGTGTGGTGGCACACAGCAACAAGCTGAAGGGTCCTGCCCGCGCCGGGCCGAACCCGGCAGACAGCACGAATAACAAGTTTCCCGACAAACCTTTTGCCGGCTGTGAGGTGGATTCGTACTGTGTAGAATGCGGCGCTCAACAGGCAATTCCTGACTACCTGTCCTGGTAATGACCGAACTGGGGGACGCAATGCAGTTTTCGGAACTTCGTAATCTATTGGCCACAGCGGCTGCTGTCGTCTTAATCGCTCATGCCAGCATCGTTGACGCGGCAGGACGAGCTCCCGCGCGTGGCATGAACGGCATCGTTGCCAGTTCATCCGCACACGCCTCCGAAGTCGGTGTGCAGGTATTACGCGACGGCGGCAATGCCGTTGATGCGGCAATTGCCACGGCCTTCGCCATGGCCGTCACGTGGCCTACGGCCGGCAATATCGGTGGCGGTGGCTTCCTCGTGTACCACGGCGCTGATGGCACGACGACGACGTTCGACTTTCGCGAGAAAGCACCGCTCGCTGCCAGCGAAGACATGTACCTCGACGAGAACGGCGAAATTCAGGACAACATCAATCACGACAGCATCCTTGCCGTGGGCGTACCGGGCACGGTTGCCGGACTGGAACTGGCGCATCAGCGCCTCGGCACGAAGCCATGGCGCGATCTGGTCGCTCCGGCCGTCAAACTTGCGCGTGAGGGCATTCCCATCAGCTGGCAACTGCATGACTCCTTCAAGGGCCGGAAGTCACGCTGGGACCGTTACCCGAGTTCGGCCAAGGTATTCCTGAAGCGCGACGGCTCGTTCTACCAGCCTGGCGACATATGGAAGCAACCGGACCTGGCAAAAACGCTGAAACGCATCGAACGGGAAGGTGCCGACGGCTTTTACAAAGGTCGCACCGCCACGCTTATTGCCGATCACATGGCAGCGAACGGCGGACTGATCACGCTTGAAGATCTCGCGAAATATGAAGCGGTGGAACGTGCACCAATCACAGGCAACTACCGCGGCTACGAGATTGTCAGCATGCCACCGCCCAGTTCGGGTGGTGTCACGATGGTCGAAATGCTGAATATCCTGGAAGGTTTCGATCTGGCCGGCATGGGACACAACTCGGCGCAATACCTGCACATCCTGACTGAAGCCATGCGGCGGGCGTATGCCGATCGTGCGAACTACCTGGGCGACCCGGACTTCAAT
The DNA window shown above is from Woeseia oceani and carries:
- a CDS encoding RidA family protein, yielding MNRRTFFEMLGTASVALGLSTTSAEAKTRKVDDRLRELGIELETPSTPAAVYVPYRISGQQVFIAGQIPPANAATPTFGKLGSDLTVDEGYAAARLVGLRILAQLKSACGGDLDRVVQCVQLRGFVNCTADFSEQSTVINGASELLRDVFGEQGLAARAALGTNSLPLNAAVEIESVFEIRR
- a CDS encoding SDR family oxidoreductase — encoded protein: MNNVLITGTNRGIGLELARQYQARGDKVVAVCRTVSAEIENLGVQIVDGIDVSQAGDVATLATKVTGMAFDILLHNAGILRGDSFDTLDFDELLEQFKVNALGPLRVVRGLRNNLGAGSKVGIVSSRVGSIADNESGNNYGYRASKAAVNMIGTNLSHDLKPSGIAVALLHPGLVATAMTGGRGIPAKEAATGLIARMDELTLSSTGGFWHANGERLPW
- a CDS encoding M28 family peptidase, producing the protein MSKQTESITFLARLALLVLLAPVLSVAADDVRPAIAASVSAERIEADIRKLVSFGTRHTLSDTRSDTRGIGAARRWVESEFRKISADCGGCLQVITVGDTVSGAPRIPDPVEVVSVIAIQRGTLDPDRMVLMAGDIDSRISDPMNFTDDSPGANDNASGLAGVLEAARVLSKHEFAGSIVYAALSGEEQGLFGGRILAAYALRNGWRIKAVLNNDMIGNIEGIDGVIDNATARVFSEGTRYTETADEAAERRSRGGEVDSASRNLARYIDRMADDYIENLDVMMIYRLDRFARGGHHRPFNEAGMPGVRIMETHEHYHRQHQDLRTEDGIRYGDVIDGVNFDYARKLTALNAVSLAGLAAAPPFPSEVTIAGAVQPHTTLSWTLPEGMAAQNLAGYKVYWRLTTDAQWTRSRYVGLVDSYTLENTVIDNYFFGVASVAKDGSESPVVFPGSPGSFGD
- a CDS encoding multicopper oxidase domain-containing protein, producing the protein MRKHGPWLLIVVIALLAWPPQFYPESVRLTLTSWFGADSYRPLPATKPAAQLSPEVYCPPDPSGWRDAQLIDGVEIAESKPCVADNPYTVAAFVKGTNNVSEATLLASGLTADAVEKGRDLDGDGDPDEIHIRLEVAELNGSSPIDKSKVTRYAIAPGIEPGMWVFTPKFVGMAVENFESQQARFSLRLPSPAIRVEQGDVVTVTLENSHYMPHTLHLHGADHGFVTASGQGNDGVPTTSEMPVMPGNARSYELTPRVAGTMYYHCHVQAHVHVMMGLQGLFVVEENRPNNWLQTMNIGAGLVRAPSQATREKFSQEYDLHYMDLDQQLSERIQHDNDPRLVTQSMHRDYDITDATTDYFTLNGRSFPYTFRESLIVADTDETVRLRVVNGGAKGIALHTHGHKFMVTHRDGVPLPEQSLALQDVVWLATAQRVDLALSFVNDGLHAYGRGIWPFHDHQNNGVTNDGIGPGGNISAIVYEDYLRADGWPKTQGVSWDNYFTAEYYRREVPVWSSYAPGLLGEAGKDWRLFVRLLILALCSGALLAVAFGALRRR
- a CDS encoding PQQ-dependent sugar dehydrogenase, with translation MKRLFALLVFIPLLACAEEELPFEVTAVKSFSRPWAMVFLPDGRLLITEQAGRLLLVSPDDGTTIAVDGVPEVDFGGQGGLGDIALHPDFAHNHVVYLSYAESGSGNTRGAAVARAELDLSAKPALANVEVIWRQVPKVSGRGHYGHRLLFSADGYLFVSSGDRQKFTPAQDMAANLGKILRLNDDGSVPSDNPYVDQGGVTAQIWSLGHRNPLGLAFDAQGRLWNHEMGPRGGDELNLVVRGQNYGYPVVSNGDHYSGEDIPDHETRPEFAEPATWWTPVISPSGFMIYRGDLFPEWRGDGFISGLSSQSLVRIAFNGDSASEAERFAMNARMRAVVEGPDGAIWMLEDGGRGRLLKLTPAN
- the nhaC gene encoding Na+/H+ antiporter NhaC, whose protein sequence is MSQPKMPTMVDALIPVISLILMLALSVYLFGSDSSSGPNQIVLTLGAAIAAIVAMRNGHTWPELLKAIVAGISTAMGAILILLSVGGLIGTWLMAGTVPSLIYYGLELLSPQWFYAASLLICAIAALATGSSWTVAGTLGVALVGVALGLGLSPAITAGAIVSGAYFGDKMSPLSDTTNLAPAVVETDLFTHIRHMAWTTGPSIIMALITFSVIGLMADVPAENTALQDLMTTLDSAFNITPLALIPLAVVFYMAYKKVPPLPTILFGALLGGFVAIVMQPQVVLDFAASPDLPVGLALTKGVWLALSDGYVSTTGVTEVDDLLSRGGMSGMLVTIWLILTALSYGAVLEHARMLERLIESALRAAKSTGSLIMTVVFSCIGINIIAADQYIAIVLPGKMFKAEFERRNLDPVNLSRVVEDSGTLTSPLVPWNTCGAYMAATLGVATLAYLPFAFFNLINPLVSIIYGYTGFTITRLDGEPDTASA
- a CDS encoding cupredoxin domain-containing protein, which codes for MRNRVLLLLVVTGVSNLARAQHEGHAGHGEHSGMSVTRSGVVMNENRDRLPNGCDAISREQHFEIHAGRTYANDRPGIIYGMSQHEVKVEPCARVTIDFVNEDETRHQWMVHGLPKYLYPAGMFHIEAMGGERQSGTFIVPAEDRNYLIHCDMAQHMEKGMRGQLVVGKGGGDLWAVTGITDAFRRSSYLPQKVAMTFLLVAALAFSITIVCRKRRA
- the ggt gene encoding gamma-glutamyltransferase, giving the protein MQFSELRNLLATAAAVVLIAHASIVDAAGRAPARGMNGIVASSSAHASEVGVQVLRDGGNAVDAAIATAFAMAVTWPTAGNIGGGGFLVYHGADGTTTTFDFREKAPLAASEDMYLDENGEIQDNINHDSILAVGVPGTVAGLELAHQRLGTKPWRDLVAPAVKLAREGIPISWQLHDSFKGRKSRWDRYPSSAKVFLKRDGSFYQPGDIWKQPDLAKTLKRIEREGADGFYKGRTATLIADHMAANGGLITLEDLAKYEAVERAPITGNYRGYEIVSMPPPSSGGVTMVEMLNILEGFDLAGMGHNSAQYLHILTEAMRRAYADRANYLGDPDFNEDMPIERLTSKEHAADLRGSISLTSASASDPALFAQAYESNETTHFSVVDKDGNMVSLTYTLEWGYGSHIVVEGAGFLLNNEMGDFNAQPGITDERGRIGTAANRIRPEKRMLSSMTPTIVAKDGVPLFATGSPGGKTIINTSMQTVLNVIDHGMNIAEAIEAPRIHHQWLPDMTVFERSGISPDTRKLYESFGHTIREVRGIGSAMGVYRDPETGILYGGADSRAEDGGAVAY
- a CDS encoding Na+/H+ antiporter NhaC family protein, encoding MNEPGMASLLPVIVTLLIALTLRNVLVGLFAGVTCGALMTSDASLLGFVPSMVKERLVPEVADSYNASVLVLLAFIGGFVKLIERSGGGAAFARSAARWVVNRTRTQLAAWFGGVVIFFSDLGTPLIIGPVFQPLADRMNISRQKLAFILDSTSSPVAILVPFIGWGVFIMSVIADAFAANGIADSEWSAFIAAIPYQVYAWLAIALAPVLAILDFDFGPMRRAQSSAEPAAHAPQVADDPRAKPVLVWLPLLVLGVVLFAVLLQLGFPQQQVAGSDFRAALSAAYFFAALMLFALLLVSGVQTAATAFANYATGMSGMMSIAATLVLAWALGDISADLGTGSYVAALARDGVTSGYLAVVVFILAAVISFATGSSWGTIVIMMPLAIPSALAVDAALPVVIGAVLSGGLFGDHSSPVSETTILSSTGAGTTPLEHFRTQMPYAVVNGGISIVAFVIAGHLATSWIAAAAVGVQISLMLVLRRFLAMPEAVR